The genomic segment CGGAGATTTCCAGGCCGGGCAGATCAGACGCGCCGGCCGGTGGTGGATAGCGGCCAAGACGCTGCGACACGTCGGGGCGATTGATGCCGGCGGCGGCGACCTTAACGAGGATCTCGCCATCTTTCGGCTGCGGGACGGGACGTGTTTCCGGCTGGAGCACTTCCGGCCCGCCGGCACCCTGAATAGCCATGCAGAGCATTGTCTGCGGCGCAGTGTTCATGTCGTGCTCCCGGATTGCGTGTGTTTGCGCGCCATAGGGCGCGCACTGGTTGGAGGCGGTGGTAGCGCGCCTTCTCCGGTGTGGCAATCGCTGAGTGCTGCGGTCTTGGAGGATTCCTCGGCGGATTCCAAGCGAGCGTCATCGCGGTCGTTATCGCGATCATCAACGACTTGGTGGGTCAAGTATGAGATGGGACGGCTTGAGCTGCGCTTGTTTGCAGCAGCCTGCGCCGCATATGGGCGACAGGCTGTACACCGACATCATCGTCGCGCCGCATGAGCCCAACGAAGTGGTCGAGCGTTTTGCTACGGCAAGGCGCGCCAGCGCATCGGCAAGACGCCGTTCTGGCGGAAGCTGTCGAAGAAGTGGAAGCGGGCCGCTTGCGGATTTGTTTGCGCTTCGACCGTCGTGCCGAGGATCTGCACGACATCTCTCTCGCCATAAGCTGGCCATGGCGGCAGGTCAGGGCCGTTGGGGTCGCCGCGCGTGGCGAAATTCACCCAATAGCTCGTCATGGTTTGCGCCAGCGCGCGGTCAGCATCAGAGGGCGGCATGGCGCCGTTGACGATGAACTGCGGCGTCAGCGTGCCGAACACGAAGGGAATTTCCGTTATATGCGAAGCCACGGGTACGTAGGGCGACGTGTAGGTGAACAGGTAGCCGTAGACAGGGGCATGACCGGTGCGTTGATGTAACCGCAGCCACTGCCATGTCTGCTCGCTGATGACATAGTCGCCGGTGAGCGCGTCAGCCGAAACCTTGGCCTGCGCATCGGTGTCGGCCGGATAGACCTCGAGGAAATCGGCGAGACGATCAGCGCCGAACATGCGTTCGGCCGCGGCACGGAAGGCCTGTGCCGATTGGTTGGGCAGCGATTGGGAGTGGAAGGGCGCTTCCTCGGTGGCGTTCCAGCCGGCGAGCAAGGGAATGTGCATCTGTTCGCCGCGTATAAAGCGCGCTGCCGGCACATCGGGCACCACATAGCGATCGATGCTGGGTGAAAAGGCTCTGACGATCGGGTTGACCGAGAAATTCCACAGCGCCGCCGCATTCAATTGCTCGGCCGGCATGGCGCGCAAAGCCGCGATGGATGAATTGCCTTGCTGTTGCGCAAAGGCCTGGCCGCGCGCACGGGCTTCGTCGAAATTTTCGAGCGGACCGTGACGGCCATCCCAGAACGAGCCGCTCTCGCCGATGGCTTTGTGGAAGTGGCCTTTGGCAAGCGGCGAAGCCATCAGGAGGCCGATGGCATGGGCGCCGGCGGATTCACCGAAGAGGGTGACGTTGTTGGGATCACCACCGAAGCTGGCGATATTGGCTTTGACCCAGCGGAGCGCCGCAAGCTGGTCCTGCAGGCCGTAGTTGCCCGATGGCCCCTCAGGATCGAGATCGGGGTGAGCCAAGAAGCCGAGGACGCCGAGACGGTAGTTGAAATTGACGACGACAACGCCTTTCTGCGCCAAGACGCTGCCGTCGATCGCGGGTCCGGCCGAAGAGCCGAACTGGAAACCACCACCGTGAACCCAAACCATCACGGGACGTTTCTCGTTTGTCTCTTTCGCCGCCGTCCAAACATTGAGGGACAGGCAATCCTCGCTGCGTGGTCCTGGCTCGCGGTCATTCTCGAGAGCAGAAAGACAACGTGAACCGTAGGCCAGCGCGTCGCGCACACCGCTCCAAGGTTGTGGTGGTTGCGGGGCATGCCAGCGCAGTTTGCCAACCGGCGCTGCGGCATAGGGAATCCCCTTGAAGGCTAACACGCCGCGCGCGTCGCGTGGTGCGCCACGGAGAAGTCCAGCTTCGGTGTTGACCTGCGATCCCAAGTCGTTTGTCTTCACCTGTGCCTCCGCCGTGCACGTGGCCAGGGCGATCGTGGCCGCGTAGAGTCCGGCGCGAAAATAGTTCTGCGACTTCCAAAGCTGCCACATCGCGCGTTCCTCCATTTGTAGTCTTCATAGACCGGTTTAGGAACGGTGGGAGGATGCCGAAAGGGTCGGTGCGATGCCGTTGCGGCATCGGAGGTCTTTCGGCCTGACCTTTCGACCTGGCCTTCTCGACAGGAGCCGCACCCTGCGATTATGACGGGGGAGGTATCGATTGCGGGGAGAGCCATGGCCAAGTCCGATGAAGAGGACAATGTGTTCGGTGCGCCGCCGCGCAAGAAAGTCGTGCATGAGATGGGTGAAAATCTCGACATGCTGTCGGCGGGCGAATTGCGTGAGCGTGTCGAGCTGCTGAAAGCTGAAATCGCGCGGCTCGAAACTGCGGCGGCTGCCAAGGATGCTTCGAAGAACGCCGCCGACGCTTTCTTCAAGAAGTCATAGCGACACCGCTGCTTACGGGTCATTTCGGGGCAGGGGCCAAGCGGGGCTCGTTAACCATCCATTAGGGACTCTGAAGTATTAATGGATTGTCCTGAATTTTCGGGATTTCGAGTGGCTCCTGTCCACTCTGTTTGACGCCTCCCTGTTACCACCTTCAGAGCCGCCATCTGCGGCTCTTTTTTTGTGCCTGGAAATCGCGGAAAATCAGCGTCCGTGGCACATTAAGGTTAACAAATATTAAACGCCCGCCGAATGAATTTTGGCGATAGGATCATTTCACGGTCAAAAGCGCTGTTGGCATGACGCCACCGGACGCAGGGGCAGACCGGTGGAAGTCCATCGATGTTGAATTCGCGGAACGATGAACAGCGTAATACGGTGTCTTTCGGCAGCAAGCTGGCAGGCTCGGATGCGTTCAAGGCCCTGTTTCGCGAGGGCATGCTGCTGGTGGAAGAGGCCGCCGCCTATCTCGACGGGCCGGGCCGGCAGGAATCGAAGGGCCTCGGCCGCTCCGACGCCCTCGCCTATGCTTCAGAGAGCATGCGCCTGACCACGCGCCTGATGCAGCTCGCCTCCTGGCTTTTGCTGCAACGCGCCGTCAACGAAGGCGAAATGACTCAGATCCAGGCGGCGAGCGAAAAGCATAAGGTCAAGCTGACCCGCCAGGACATTGCCTCAAGCGCCGATGTCTTCACTCGCATGCCCGAGCGGCTGCGTGACCTGACGACTCAGTCTCTGCGCCTGCAGGCGCGGATCGTCCATCTCGATCAATTGCTCTACTCGGGCGCCATGCCGTCGGCTGAAAGCGAAGCCCGCGCTGGCGTTGCCGCGCAGCTCGAACGACTGCGGGCGGCTTTTCAGAACGGCTAAGATCAAGGAAGCTTTCCGAAAACAAAAACCCCGGCGTGAGCCGGGGTTTTGCTTTGTCCGAAGCTGACTGCTTGGAAAATTACTTCTTGGTCGCGCCGAGCGTACCGAAGCGCGAGTTGAAGCGCGACAGACGGCCGCCGCGATCGAGCAGCTGGGCCGAACCGCCGGTCCAAGCCGGATGGGTCTTCGGGTCGATGTCGAGGTTCAGCGTGTCGCCCTCTTTACCGTAGGTCGAGCGGGTCTCGTACTGGGTGCCATCGGTCATAACGACCTTGATCATGTGGTAATGCGGATGGATATCGGCTTTCATCGGATGTCCTGCGAATATTCTGCCTGAAACGGGACCGGAAGGAAGCCTTGAGGCTACCGCGCGCGGCCGGGCCGGCGCAAACCGGATTTCGGGCGCTCCTATACATGAAGCAGGCGGTTGGAACAAGGTGGCTGTTAAATGGCTTGTGAATCGCTTGCCTTAGCAGCCTTGTAGGGCCAGGAAGGGGGCACGCCGAGACGAGGATCGCGCCGACAAGCGAGACGTCCTGGCGCAGTTCCAACCGTGTCACAAAGCGCGTAAACAGGGCCATGGCCGACATTTTCCGCTCCCAAGCAGACAAATCCGAAGATCCGCCGCGGACCTCCCTTAGGGCGCTTTTGCCGCTGATTCCCTATGCTTTGCGCTACAAAGGGCAGATTCTTGGCGCCCTGGGAGCCCTGACGGTCGCCTCGATCGCGACCTTGACCGTGCCCGTGGCGGTCAAAGGCATGATCGACCATGGTTTTTCGGGCGAGGGCGCGCAGCACATCTCCCGCTATTTCCTGGCCATGCTGGCGGTGGTGGCCGTTCTCGCGGTGGCCTCGGGTCTGCGCTATTTTTTTGTGATGGTCACTGGCGAGCGGGTGGTCGCTGACCTCCGGAGCGATGTTTTCGCCCATCTGTCGCGGCTCGATGCGGCGTTTTTCGATGGCGCGCGCACTGGAGAATTGCTTTCGCGGCTGACCGCCGACACCACCCAGATGAAAGCTGCTTTCGGCGCCTCCGCCTCGGTCGCGCTGCGCAATCTGTTCATGTTCGCCGGCGCGGTGGCGATGATGGTCTATACCAGTCCGAAATTGTCGGGCCTGGTGCTGGTGGCGATCCCGATCATCGTCTTCCCGCTGGTGGCGTCGGGCCGCGGCGTCCGCCGTCGGTCGCGCCGCGCACAGGACACTCTGGCCGAAGCCTCAGCCTTCGCCGCTGAGAATCTCAGCGCCGTCCGCACCATGCAGGCGTCCAACGCCCAGCCCGGCACTTTGCGCCGTTTCGCTGCGGCGGTCGAAGATGCCTATGCGGCAGCGCGCGACACCACGGCCGCACGGTCGATCCTGACGGTCGTGGCGATCTTCCTGGCCTTCTCCAGCGTTATCGCCGTGCTCTGGCTCGGTGCGCAGGATGTTTTGGCCGGGCGCATGTCGGCCGGGCAATTGTCGCAATTCGTGCTCTATGCAGTGTTCGGCGCCAGCTCGCTGGGGCAGTTGTCGGAAGTGTGGAGCGAAATTTCGCAGGCGGCGGGGGCCGCCGGCCGGCTGGCTGAAATCCTGGCCATCCAACCTAAGATCGTCGCGCCGCAGCCGTGCCTGGCGCTGCCGCAGCCGGCGCAAGGCAGCATCGCCTTCGACGATGTGCATTTCGCCTACCCCTCGCGGCCGGATGCGCAGGCACTGAAGGGTCTTAGCTTCTCGATCGCGCCGGGCGAGACCGTGGCGCTGGTCGGTCCTTCCGGCGCCGGCAAATCGACTGTGTTCCAACTGCTGCTGCGCTTCTACGATCCGCAATCGGGCGTGGTGCGCGTTGATGGCGTCGATGTGGCTAAAGCCGATCCTTCTGCCGTCCGCGCTCGCATCGCGCTGGTGCCGCAGGAGCCGGTGATCTTCTCCGGTACGATCGGCGACAACATTCGCTATGGCAGCGAGGACGCGCCGCAGGAGAAGATTGCCGATGCGGCGCGACGCGCGGCGGCGGATGAATTCATCCGCGTGCTGCCGGAAGGTTACGAATCCCGCGTCGGCGAACGTGGCGTGACACTGTCGGGCGGCCAGAAGCAGCGCCTCGCTATCGCCCGCGCCATTTTGCGCGATGCGCCGGTGCTGCTGCTCGATGAGGCGACGTCGGCGCTTGACGCGGAGAACGAGCGGTTGGTGCAGGGCGCGCTCGAAAACATCATGGGCACACGCACGACGATCGTTATCGCCCATCGTCTGGCGACGGTTCTGAAGGCCGATCGGATCTTGGTGATGGAAGGCGGGCGCATCGTCGAGGAGGGTACCCATGCGACGTTGGTGGCGCGCGGCGGCCTCTATGCGCGGCTGGCGCGGTTGCAATTCGACCAGCCGGACGTGCGCGCGGCGGAGTGAGTGGCTTAACGTATTGATCGTGCCAGATTGGGGCAGAATCGCTCTATGACAGCGTGATCATGAAGCCACAGTCGTCGTCAGAACGTCTCAAATCTTTCGTGATCTATGGATTTTTAAGGCCCTTTTGGTACACCTTGGGTCACTCCAAGGGCTGCCGATGTTTTCGCACCGAATCATCCTCACCGGCCTGACAGCCGGCTTTCTTGCTGCCGTGTCGCCTGTCGCACTGGCGACGGCCGCGCCGCGCGTGAAGGCCACGCCGGCGAGCGAACGGCCGCTGCGGCCCAAGGCGCCGCTCACCATTCTCGTCTCGCTCGATCAGCAGCGTCTTACGCTCTACGAGGGTTTGGTGCCGATTGCCGAAACCACCGTTTCGAGCGGCGTTATCGGCCATGAGACGCCGACAGGCGTGTTCAGCATTCTGCAAAAGAACCGCGACCATAAGTCGAACATCTATAGCGATGCGCCGATGCCCTATATGCAGCGGATCACCTGGTCGGGGATCGCGCTGCATGAAGGACGCGTCACCGGTGCACCGGCCTCGCATGGCTGTATCCGCCTGCCGAAGGCGTTCGCGATGCAGCTCTGGCGCATGACCAAGCTCAATGTGCGCGTCATCGTCACCCATCAGGATGTGTCGCTCGCCGAGATTGAAGCGCCGAGTTTCTTCAAACTGCTGCCGCGCGCCGACACCAATGTGGTGATCGCCACCGATGCGCCGGCGCCCGTGGTGTTCCTGCAGGGCGACGCGCCGAGAAGCGATATCTCGCCGGTTGCCAGCGTTCGCGCGACCGACAATCTGCGCCCCTCCATGATGCCGACAGAACCGGCGCATGAAGAGGCGGTTGTCGATGGCGATACCGGCCTGGCGACGCAGGAGGCAGCGCCCCTCGATTTGGCCTTGGCCGCGCCTGCGCCGACATCGCCCAAGGACGTGGTGATCGACCTTTACCCCGAAGAGGCCGCCAAGCCCGCGCAAGGCAAGCCGGTGCAAGCGCAAGCCGCACCGCAAGTGCCAACCGCGCCGCAAATGCAAGTCACCGCCAGTCTCGATGCCGGCTCTTTCGACCTGATGCTGCCGAAGGATTTCCGCGACAAGCGCCCGCCGACCTTCGATCGCAAGGCTGGGCCGCTCTCCGTCTTCATCAGCAAGAAAGACGGCAAGCTCTATGTGCGGCAGGACTTCAAGCAGGTGTTTGAAACAGCCGTCACCTTCGATGACCAGGAACAAGCGATTGGCACCCATGTGCTGACGGCGGTCGAGGGAACGACTGAGGGCATGCGCTGGGCTTCGACTACGGTGCCGTCAGCCATTTCCGTGCAGCGTGATCGCGACATCGCCGCGCGCAAGCAGCGCCAGGCGGCTGGCGCCAGCACGCCAGTGCGTGTAGCCGCCAACGGGCCGCTCACCTGGTGGCATATGTCGGGTCCGTCGGAGGCGCTGCGGCGCGTGCACGTGCCAGAAGAGATCGGCGATGCCATCGCGAAGGCGCTGACGCCAGGTTCGTCGCTGATCATCTCCGATCTCGGCGCCAGCATTGAAACCGGCAAAGGCACGGATTTCATTCTGCTGGCGAAGTGAGTTGCGCTGCCCTTAATTATTTGGCGCCGGCACCAGTTTCGCAAGCTCGTCGCCTCTGGCCATTTCGACCTTGAGAAGAGTGGCGAATTCCGCTGGCGTATTGCCGATGCCGACATAGCCTTGGGGCTCAAGGAATTTGCTGCGGTAATCCGCTTCCTCAACCAGTTCACGCACGGCGCCTGCGAGGCGGTTCATGATCTTCTCGTCAACTCCGGGCGGCGCCATCAGAGCAAACCAGCCGCCCTTATAGGGAAAGTTGAGACCGAGTTCGCCGAGCGAAGGCACGTCCGGCAGAAGCGGTTCGC from the Beijerinckia sp. 28-YEA-48 genome contains:
- a CDS encoding ABC transporter transmembrane domain-containing protein; protein product: MADIFRSQADKSEDPPRTSLRALLPLIPYALRYKGQILGALGALTVASIATLTVPVAVKGMIDHGFSGEGAQHISRYFLAMLAVVAVLAVASGLRYFFVMVTGERVVADLRSDVFAHLSRLDAAFFDGARTGELLSRLTADTTQMKAAFGASASVALRNLFMFAGAVAMMVYTSPKLSGLVLVAIPIIVFPLVASGRGVRRRSRRAQDTLAEASAFAAENLSAVRTMQASNAQPGTLRRFAAAVEDAYAAARDTTAARSILTVVAIFLAFSSVIAVLWLGAQDVLAGRMSAGQLSQFVLYAVFGASSLGQLSEVWSEISQAAGAAGRLAEILAIQPKIVAPQPCLALPQPAQGSIAFDDVHFAYPSRPDAQALKGLSFSIAPGETVALVGPSGAGKSTVFQLLLRFYDPQSGVVRVDGVDVAKADPSAVRARIALVPQEPVIFSGTIGDNIRYGSEDAPQEKIADAARRAAADEFIRVLPEGYESRVGERGVTLSGGQKQRLAIARAILRDAPVLLLDEATSALDAENERLVQGALENIMGTRTTIVIAHRLATVLKADRILVMEGGRIVEEGTHATLVARGGLYARLARLQFDQPDVRAAE
- the rpmE gene encoding 50S ribosomal protein L31 — protein: MKADIHPHYHMIKVVMTDGTQYETRSTYGKEGDTLNLDIDPKTHPAWTGGSAQLLDRGGRLSRFNSRFGTLGATKK
- a CDS encoding L,D-transpeptidase gives rise to the protein MFSHRIILTGLTAGFLAAVSPVALATAAPRVKATPASERPLRPKAPLTILVSLDQQRLTLYEGLVPIAETTVSSGVIGHETPTGVFSILQKNRDHKSNIYSDAPMPYMQRITWSGIALHEGRVTGAPASHGCIRLPKAFAMQLWRMTKLNVRVIVTHQDVSLAEIEAPSFFKLLPRADTNVVIATDAPAPVVFLQGDAPRSDISPVASVRATDNLRPSMMPTEPAHEEAVVDGDTGLATQEAAPLDLALAAPAPTSPKDVVIDLYPEEAAKPAQGKPVQAQAAPQVPTAPQMQVTASLDAGSFDLMLPKDFRDKRPPTFDRKAGPLSVFISKKDGKLYVRQDFKQVFETAVTFDDQEQAIGTHVLTAVEGTTEGMRWASTTVPSAISVQRDRDIAARKQRQAAGASTPVRVAANGPLTWWHMSGPSEALRRVHVPEEIGDAIAKALTPGSSLIISDLGASIETGKGTDFILLAK
- a CDS encoding carboxylesterase family protein, coding for MWQLWKSQNYFRAGLYAATIALATCTAEAQVKTNDLGSQVNTEAGLLRGAPRDARGVLAFKGIPYAAAPVGKLRWHAPQPPQPWSGVRDALAYGSRCLSALENDREPGPRSEDCLSLNVWTAAKETNEKRPVMVWVHGGGFQFGSSAGPAIDGSVLAQKGVVVVNFNYRLGVLGFLAHPDLDPEGPSGNYGLQDQLAALRWVKANIASFGGDPNNVTLFGESAGAHAIGLLMASPLAKGHFHKAIGESGSFWDGRHGPLENFDEARARGQAFAQQQGNSSIAALRAMPAEQLNAAALWNFSVNPIVRAFSPSIDRYVVPDVPAARFIRGEQMHIPLLAGWNATEEAPFHSQSLPNQSAQAFRAAAERMFGADRLADFLEVYPADTDAQAKVSADALTGDYVISEQTWQWLRLHQRTGHAPVYGYLFTYTSPYVPVASHITEIPFVFGTLTPQFIVNGAMPPSDADRALAQTMTSYWVNFATRGDPNGPDLPPWPAYGERDVVQILGTTVEAQTNPQAARFHFFDSFRQNGVLPMRWRALP
- a CDS encoding DUF1192 domain-containing protein; amino-acid sequence: MAKSDEEDNVFGAPPRKKVVHEMGENLDMLSAGELRERVELLKAEIARLETAAAAKDASKNAADAFFKKS
- a CDS encoding DUF1465 family protein; translation: MLNSRNDEQRNTVSFGSKLAGSDAFKALFREGMLLVEEAAAYLDGPGRQESKGLGRSDALAYASESMRLTTRLMQLASWLLLQRAVNEGEMTQIQAASEKHKVKLTRQDIASSADVFTRMPERLRDLTTQSLRLQARIVHLDQLLYSGAMPSAESEARAGVAAQLERLRAAFQNG